The following coding sequences lie in one Enterococcus sp. 9E7_DIV0242 genomic window:
- a CDS encoding carboxymuconolactone decarboxylase family protein — protein sequence MEQSKEYNRTEMNQLMAETDDFFAQFNQLDQQVYAEGAISKENKELMGLAISIVTKCDECILYHLEQCIELAISREKMIEAIKIGVIGGGSVTYPQARFAFKTLQEKHLL from the coding sequence ATGGAACAATCAAAAGAATACAACAGAACCGAAATGAATCAATTGATGGCTGAGACAGATGATTTCTTTGCTCAGTTTAATCAGTTGGATCAACAGGTTTACGCAGAAGGAGCTATTTCGAAAGAAAACAAAGAATTAATGGGACTGGCGATTTCAATCGTCACCAAATGTGATGAGTGCATTCTCTACCACTTGGAGCAATGTATTGAATTAGCTATTTCAAGGGAAAAAATGATTGAAGCTATCAAAATCGGTGTTATTGGTGGCGGTTCAGTTACATATCCACAAGCACGCTTTGCCTTCAAGACGTTACAAGAAAAACATCTATTGTAA
- the gdhA gene encoding NADP-specific glutamate dehydrogenase, protein MDIKKYVKEIREKLGEKDSGQTEYLQAIDEFLPSMEAFLEKNPEFAEANILELLIEPERVIQFRVPWQDDKGNWRVNRGYRIQYNSAIGPYKGGLRFHPSVNVSVLKFLAFEQIFKNSLTGLPIGGGKGGSDFDPKGKSDGEVMRFCQSFMTELQKHIGPNTDVPAGDIGVGAREIGYLYGTYKRIRNYDAGVLTGKPLTYWGSQTRTEATGYGAVYFVRHLLNDLNDSFDGKKVVVSGSGNVSIYAMEKATELGATVLTCSDSTGFVYDPEGIDVELVKEIKEKKRERISKYVETRKNATYYDGQSVWDLKEAYDIALPCATQNELNAEQAAILVENGAKIVAEGANMPCTLDAVHVFEKNNVLYCPGKAANAGGVAVSALEMSQNSERLSWSFEKVDGMLDDIMKNIFEICRDTAKEYGQENNFVLGANVAGFERVAKAMISQGLV, encoded by the coding sequence ATGGATATTAAAAAGTATGTAAAAGAAATTCGGGAAAAGCTTGGAGAAAAGGATAGTGGGCAAACGGAATACTTGCAGGCAATTGATGAGTTCTTGCCAAGTATGGAGGCATTTTTAGAAAAAAATCCAGAATTCGCAGAAGCAAATATTCTAGAATTGTTGATTGAGCCGGAAAGAGTCATTCAGTTTAGAGTACCATGGCAAGATGACAAGGGAAATTGGCGTGTGAATCGAGGCTATCGTATCCAGTATAATTCTGCGATTGGTCCGTATAAAGGCGGTCTTCGTTTCCATCCAAGCGTAAATGTAAGTGTTTTAAAATTCTTAGCGTTTGAGCAAATTTTTAAAAATAGCCTGACCGGTCTACCAATTGGTGGTGGTAAAGGTGGTAGTGATTTTGATCCAAAAGGAAAATCAGATGGAGAAGTGATGCGTTTTTGTCAAAGCTTTATGACTGAGCTGCAAAAGCATATTGGGCCAAACACAGATGTTCCAGCTGGAGATATTGGTGTAGGTGCTAGAGAAATCGGCTACTTGTACGGAACTTACAAACGCATTAGAAATTATGATGCGGGCGTTTTGACTGGGAAACCGTTAACCTATTGGGGTAGTCAAACAAGAACAGAGGCCACTGGGTATGGCGCTGTTTACTTTGTTCGTCATCTATTGAACGATTTAAACGACAGCTTTGACGGGAAAAAAGTTGTTGTTTCTGGAAGTGGAAATGTGTCTATCTATGCGATGGAAAAAGCGACAGAGCTAGGCGCAACAGTTTTAACTTGTTCTGATTCTACAGGATTCGTTTATGATCCAGAGGGCATTGATGTTGAGTTGGTAAAAGAAATCAAAGAAAAAAAACGTGAAAGAATCTCTAAATATGTAGAAACACGTAAAAATGCGACTTATTATGATGGTCAATCTGTATGGGATCTGAAAGAAGCATACGATATTGCTCTTCCATGTGCCACTCAAAATGAGCTAAATGCAGAACAAGCAGCTATTTTGGTAGAAAATGGGGCGAAAATTGTTGCTGAGGGCGCAAATATGCCATGTACACTTGATGCTGTTCATGTATTTGAAAAAAATAATGTTCTTTATTGTCCAGGAAAAGCAGCGAATGCGGGTGGAGTAGCGGTATCTGCACTGGAAATGAGTCAAAACTCTGAACGTCTATCATGGTCATTTGAAAAAGTAGACGGTATGTTAGATGATATCATGAAGAACATCTTTGAAATCTGCCGTGATACTGCGAAAGAGTACGGACAAGAAAATAACTTTGTATTAGGCGCCAATGTTGCTGGGTTCGAACGAGTAGCTAAGGCCATGATCAGCCAAGGATTGGTATAA
- a CDS encoding CBS domain-containing protein → MGHNAEQFLSSFNRIEKWLKEQLNNPSSMGFSEMTRRMAKKKQSQVAPVENDLLQLAQLRNAIVHERIAKDFVIAEPNQWALDRIQTIEEQLIAPEKVLPKFAKHVTGFEMAIPLEEILKIVAKKQYSQFPIYHAGHFKGLITVRGLGIWMAVESVKSGGDIHLDGKTAGDLLADNYKIANYQFVDKETNIYQVEELFETQDRLEAVLITKDGDPNGNLLGIIRPKDLYEHD, encoded by the coding sequence ATGGGGCATAATGCAGAACAGTTTTTGAGCAGCTTTAATCGAATTGAAAAATGGCTGAAGGAACAATTGAACAATCCGTCCAGTATGGGTTTCAGTGAAATGACTCGAAGGATGGCAAAGAAGAAACAGTCTCAGGTTGCTCCTGTAGAAAATGATTTGTTACAGCTGGCACAGCTTCGTAATGCCATTGTACATGAACGAATCGCTAAGGATTTTGTCATTGCTGAGCCAAATCAATGGGCTCTTGATCGCATACAGACAATAGAAGAACAGTTGATAGCTCCTGAGAAGGTCCTACCAAAATTTGCGAAGCATGTAACAGGTTTTGAGATGGCTATTCCTTTAGAAGAGATTCTGAAAATCGTTGCGAAGAAGCAGTATTCCCAGTTTCCTATTTATCACGCAGGCCATTTTAAAGGCTTGATCACGGTAAGAGGATTGGGTATCTGGATGGCGGTTGAAAGTGTGAAAAGTGGCGGTGATATTCATCTGGATGGGAAAACAGCAGGTGATCTTTTAGCAGATAACTATAAAATCGCAAACTATCAGTTCGTGGACAAAGAAACCAACATTTATCAGGTAGAGGAATTATTTGAAACCCAAGATCGCTTAGAAGCAGTATTGATAACTAAGGATGGCGATCCAAATGGTAATTTGTTAGGGATTATCCGTCCAAAGGATTTATATGAACACGACTAA
- a CDS encoding RluA family pseudouridine synthase, translating to MDQINFTVKEETGRIDKVLSEQLSYSRSQVQIWLKEQQVTVNGEIVRSNYKVKSGDQIEIKIPEPEELVIEAENIPLTIVYEDQDVAVIDKPQGMVVHPAAGHSNGTLVNALMYHIKDLSSINGVIRPGIVHRIDKDTSGLLMIAKNDKAHKSLAEQLKEKTSIRKYLALVHGEIGHDKGEINAPIGRSKVDRKMQAVIENGKPAVTHFEVIERFKDYTLIELQLETGRTHQIRVHMKYIGHPVAGDPLYGPRRTLEGNGQFLHAKTLGFVHPSTGEYMEFESPLPEVFKKTLEQLEDNH from the coding sequence ATGGATCAAATTAATTTTACAGTAAAAGAGGAAACGGGTCGAATCGACAAGGTGTTGAGTGAACAGCTTAGCTATTCAAGGTCACAGGTTCAGATATGGTTGAAGGAACAACAGGTTACCGTGAATGGTGAAATCGTTCGTTCGAATTATAAGGTCAAATCCGGGGATCAAATCGAGATAAAGATTCCCGAACCGGAAGAGTTAGTTATTGAAGCAGAAAATATCCCTTTGACGATCGTTTATGAAGATCAGGATGTAGCTGTAATTGATAAGCCACAAGGAATGGTCGTTCATCCGGCAGCAGGTCATTCGAATGGAACATTAGTGAATGCGCTGATGTATCATATCAAGGATCTTTCTTCAATCAATGGCGTGATTCGTCCAGGCATCGTTCATCGAATCGATAAGGATACTTCTGGATTATTGATGATAGCAAAAAACGACAAAGCACATAAATCCTTAGCAGAGCAGCTGAAGGAAAAGACGTCGATTCGAAAATATTTAGCATTAGTGCATGGCGAAATTGGTCATGATAAAGGCGAGATCAATGCGCCAATTGGTCGTTCGAAGGTTGATCGGAAAATGCAGGCTGTCATTGAAAACGGAAAACCGGCTGTGACCCATTTTGAAGTCATTGAGCGTTTCAAGGATTACACATTGATCGAGCTACAGCTTGAAACTGGTCGTACTCATCAAATCCGTGTTCACATGAAATACATTGGACATCCTGTTGCAGGTGATCCGTTGTATGGGCCAAGAAGAACCTTGGAAGGGAACGGACAGTTTCTTCATGCGAAGACACTAGGCTTTGTCCATCCGTCAACAGGTGAGTATATGGAATTTGAGTCACCGCTTCCGGAGGTTTTCAAAAAAACTTTGGAGCAATTGGAAGATAATCATTGA
- a CDS encoding NAD(P)/FAD-dependent oxidoreductase: MTKFDVIVIGAGTSGLMAAIAAAEHGSRVLLLEKNKRIGKKLLLTGGGRCNVTNNRSPEEIIAHIPGNGKFLYSAFSQYNNQDIIHFFESNGTALKEEDHGRMFPTTDRSQTIVETLHTKLKELAVTLYTEAPVKKILRKDNQIIGVALENQKIYAPCVILATGGKTYPSTGSTGDGYRFSEALGHSISPLYPTESPIRSEEPFIKKKTLQGISLRDVQLSVLNKKGKAIVSHQMDLLFTHFGISGPAALRCSSFVNQALSKNPGQAVQLSLDIFPETTEKQLIIDVTRRIQAEPEKQLKNTLRQFLPERLLEFLLEKNELGEQKGRQLSEQQLEMFIKSMKDFRITASGTFPLEKSFVTGGGISLKEIQPKTMESKLVQGLFFCGEVIDINGYTGGYNITAALVTGHNAGQHAAEMADYMSYVIDEY, translated from the coding sequence ATGACTAAATTTGATGTAATAGTAATCGGTGCCGGTACAAGCGGACTCATGGCCGCAATCGCTGCAGCAGAGCATGGCAGCCGAGTCCTTCTACTTGAGAAAAACAAGCGCATCGGTAAAAAACTTCTTTTAACAGGCGGGGGCCGTTGCAATGTAACAAATAATCGTTCGCCGGAAGAAATCATTGCACACATTCCTGGAAATGGAAAATTCTTATATAGTGCTTTCTCCCAATACAACAATCAAGATATCATTCACTTTTTTGAATCAAATGGGACAGCATTAAAAGAAGAAGATCATGGTCGGATGTTTCCCACGACGGATCGTTCTCAAACGATTGTTGAGACGTTGCATACGAAGCTAAAAGAGCTTGCAGTAACTTTATATACAGAAGCGCCTGTCAAAAAAATTCTGAGAAAAGATAATCAAATCATTGGTGTAGCTCTTGAAAACCAAAAAATCTATGCTCCATGTGTCATCCTTGCCACAGGTGGAAAGACATATCCTTCCACTGGATCTACAGGAGATGGCTATCGATTTTCTGAAGCTTTAGGACACTCAATTTCACCACTTTATCCAACAGAATCACCTATTCGCTCAGAAGAACCTTTTATAAAGAAAAAAACACTTCAAGGAATTTCTTTGAGAGATGTTCAGCTTTCTGTATTGAACAAAAAAGGAAAAGCAATCGTCTCTCATCAAATGGATTTACTGTTTACCCATTTCGGTATTTCCGGACCGGCAGCACTGCGCTGTTCAAGCTTTGTCAATCAAGCCTTGAGCAAAAATCCAGGACAAGCTGTCCAGCTATCATTAGACATATTTCCTGAAACAACTGAAAAGCAGCTGATTATTGATGTTACAAGAAGGATTCAAGCGGAACCAGAGAAGCAGCTGAAAAACACGTTACGGCAATTCCTTCCGGAGCGTTTACTTGAATTTTTACTAGAGAAAAACGAATTAGGTGAACAAAAGGGAAGACAGCTTTCTGAGCAACAGCTAGAAATGTTCATCAAAAGTATGAAGGACTTCCGAATTACCGCCAGCGGAACGTTTCCCCTAGAAAAATCTTTTGTCACAGGCGGAGGTATTTCATTAAAAGAGATCCAGCCCAAAACAATGGAAAGTAAGTTGGTTCAAGGATTGTTCTTTTGCGGCGAAGTCATAGATATCAACGGATATACAGGTGGGTATAACATCACTGCAGCATTGGTAACTGGGCATAATGCTGGGCAGCATGCGGCTGAAATGGCTGACTATATGAGCTATGTCATTGATGAGTATTAA
- the pyrR gene encoding bifunctional pyr operon transcriptional regulator/uracil phosphoribosyltransferase PyrR — MQGKEVVDAVTMKRALTRITYEIIERNKGIQDIVLVGIKTRGIYIAARIAERLKQLENIDVPVGELDITLYRDDVADNTLEEPELHSSDIPFSVKGKQVILVDDVLFTGRTIRAALDAVIDLGRPKKISLAVLVDRGHRELPIRADYVGKNIPTSIKEEIIVEMEELDGKDRILIKKEAE, encoded by the coding sequence ATGCAAGGAAAAGAAGTTGTAGATGCAGTCACAATGAAACGTGCATTGACACGTATCACGTATGAAATCATTGAAAGAAATAAAGGAATTCAGGATATTGTTCTAGTAGGAATCAAAACGAGAGGGATCTACATTGCGGCACGTATTGCAGAGCGCCTAAAACAGTTAGAAAACATCGATGTTCCTGTGGGTGAATTGGATATCACATTATACAGAGATGATGTGGCTGACAATACATTGGAAGAACCGGAGCTCCATTCTTCTGACATTCCGTTTTCTGTGAAAGGGAAACAAGTGATTCTAGTAGACGATGTATTGTTTACGGGTAGAACGATTCGAGCTGCACTGGATGCGGTCATCGATTTGGGCAGACCAAAAAAAATCTCATTGGCTGTTTTAGTGGATCGTGGGCATAGAGAACTGCCGATCCGAGCGGATTATGTAGGGAAGAACATTCCGACATCCATCAAAGAAGAGATCATTGTAGAGATGGAAGAGCTTGATGGAAAAGACCGTATTTTGATCAAAAAAGAAGCAGAATAA
- the lspA gene encoding signal peptidase II has product MLAVYLIISAVIVGLDQWTKYLTVENIQLGETKEFISGFLSFTYIRNTGGAWSILEGKMMFFYIMTVVVVAVLLYMLVKNIKNSKWFTIGLSLILAGALGNFIDRLRLGYVVDMFKTEFINFPIFNVADMALVIGVACVFIYLILDERKEKKAKA; this is encoded by the coding sequence TTGTTAGCAGTGTATTTGATTATTAGTGCAGTAATCGTTGGACTTGACCAATGGACAAAGTATTTGACTGTCGAAAATATCCAACTGGGAGAAACCAAAGAGTTTATTTCGGGCTTTCTTTCATTTACGTATATTAGAAACACTGGCGGAGCATGGAGCATTTTAGAGGGAAAGATGATGTTTTTCTACATTATGACAGTTGTCGTCGTAGCTGTACTTCTTTATATGCTGGTAAAAAATATAAAAAATAGTAAATGGTTTACGATAGGTCTGAGCCTAATTTTAGCCGGCGCATTAGGAAATTTTATTGATCGTTTGCGTTTAGGTTATGTGGTCGATATGTTTAAAACTGAGTTTATTAATTTCCCGATTTTTAATGTGGCGGATATGGCTTTAGTCATCGGTGTAGCCTGTGTATTTATCTATTTGATTCTGGATGAACGGAAAGAGAAAAAAGCGAAAGCATGA
- a CDS encoding formate--tetrahydrofolate ligase has product MKTDIEISQEVALQPIQKIAESIDLRADDLEFYGKYKAKIDFPSMKRLDNQEDGKLILVTSINPTPAGEGKSTVTIGLGDALNRIGKKTVIALREPSLGPVMGIKGGATGGGYAQVLPMEDINLHFTGDMHAITTANNALSALLDNHIQQGNELNIDARRIIWKRVVDLNDRELRQVIVGLGGPIQGVPREDGFDITVASEIMAILCLASDLEDLKLRLGNIVVGYTFDREPVTVSDLEIQGALALLLKDAIKPNLVQTIYGTAAFVHGGPFANIAHGCNSILATKTALKLGDYVVTEAGFGADLGAEKFLDIKVPNLKKSPDAVVIVATIRALKMHGGVAKNELNAENVFALKKGFANLKKHIENMESYGLPVVVAINEFVSDTKKEVEILLDLCSEAGVPVELTQVWEKGAEGGEALAKTVIETIDKQTADFRTIYSMGIGLGEKIETIVKKIYGGKEVVFSPKAQKQLETFTKYGWDRLPVCMAKTQYSLSDDPTKLGKPEDFTVTIRELVPKLGAGFVVALTGDVMTMPGLPKKPAALNMDIDKDGNAIGLF; this is encoded by the coding sequence ATGAAGACAGATATTGAGATTTCACAAGAAGTAGCATTACAGCCGATTCAAAAAATAGCTGAATCTATTGATTTGCGCGCAGATGATTTGGAATTTTATGGAAAATATAAGGCAAAAATCGATTTTCCATCAATGAAACGCTTGGATAATCAGGAAGATGGCAAGTTGATCTTAGTTACTTCGATTAACCCAACCCCAGCTGGCGAAGGAAAGTCAACAGTAACTATCGGTTTAGGGGATGCGCTGAATCGAATTGGGAAGAAGACAGTGATTGCACTGAGAGAACCGTCCCTAGGTCCAGTGATGGGTATAAAAGGGGGAGCTACTGGCGGAGGCTACGCGCAGGTCTTGCCAATGGAGGACATCAACTTACACTTTACTGGCGATATGCATGCAATTACAACGGCCAATAATGCGTTATCAGCTTTGTTGGATAATCATATTCAACAAGGGAATGAACTAAACATTGACGCGCGAAGGATCATATGGAAGCGTGTTGTAGATCTGAATGATCGAGAATTGAGACAGGTGATTGTTGGTCTGGGCGGCCCAATCCAAGGTGTTCCTCGTGAGGATGGGTTTGACATTACTGTAGCCAGTGAAATCATGGCGATTCTTTGTCTGGCGTCTGACTTAGAAGACCTTAAATTACGTCTTGGCAACATTGTTGTTGGTTATACCTTTGACCGTGAGCCAGTAACAGTCAGTGACTTGGAGATTCAAGGGGCGTTAGCTCTATTATTGAAGGATGCAATCAAGCCCAACCTAGTTCAAACGATATATGGAACAGCGGCGTTTGTTCATGGGGGCCCTTTTGCGAATATCGCACATGGATGCAACAGTATTCTCGCAACGAAAACGGCATTGAAGCTAGGTGATTATGTTGTGACAGAGGCTGGCTTTGGCGCCGATCTTGGTGCAGAGAAATTTCTTGATATCAAAGTGCCAAACTTAAAAAAATCACCGGATGCTGTAGTGATCGTTGCAACGATTCGTGCTCTGAAGATGCATGGCGGGGTTGCTAAAAATGAATTGAATGCAGAAAATGTCTTTGCCTTGAAAAAGGGCTTTGCAAATCTGAAAAAACATATTGAAAACATGGAAAGCTATGGTTTACCAGTGGTTGTTGCGATCAATGAGTTTGTCAGCGATACGAAAAAGGAAGTGGAGATTCTCCTTGACCTTTGCTCAGAGGCCGGTGTTCCAGTGGAACTAACTCAGGTTTGGGAAAAAGGCGCAGAAGGCGGAGAAGCTTTGGCAAAGACAGTTATTGAAACGATTGACAAACAAACAGCAGATTTCCGTACAATCTACTCAATGGGGATTGGTCTTGGAGAAAAAATTGAAACAATTGTCAAGAAAATTTACGGCGGCAAAGAAGTTGTATTTTCTCCAAAAGCACAAAAGCAGTTGGAAACATTTACGAAGTATGGATGGGATCGTTTGCCTGTATGTATGGCTAAGACTCAATATTCTTTGTCAGATGATCCGACGAAGCTTGGTAAACCAGAAGACTTTACCGTAACTATTCGTGAGTTGGTACCGAAGCTTGGTGCTGGGTTTGTTGTAGCGTTGACTGGTGATGTGATGACAATGCCGGGACTGCCTAAGAAGCCAGCAGCATTAAATATGGATATCGATAAAGACGGAAATGCTATTGGTCTATTCTAA
- a CDS encoding cold-shock protein has product MEKGFVKWFDSRKGYGFLAYNEDEEIFVHFTAIEEEGFKNLEENQEVTFEVVEGSRGLQAAHVKKI; this is encoded by the coding sequence ATGGAAAAGGGTTTCGTCAAATGGTTCGACAGCAGAAAAGGATATGGATTTCTTGCATACAACGAAGATGAAGAAATTTTCGTTCATTTCACTGCAATAGAAGAAGAAGGCTTTAAGAATTTGGAAGAGAATCAAGAAGTAACATTTGAAGTTGTTGAAGGTTCGCGCGGATTGCAGGCTGCTCACGTGAAGAAAATATAA
- the uraA gene encoding uracil permease has translation MEEKKFRNTDVVLDIHDKPKPLQWMGLSLQHLFTMFGANVLVPILTGLEPSIALFSSGVGTLLYILITKGSVPAYLGSSFAFISAINALMATQGYPAVAQGIIYAGIVYLIVAFIIARVGSDWINKILPPVVVGPVIMVIGLGLASTASSQAMYKTLASGESVYDSKYFMVALFTLGITIFFNMYLKGFLSLIPILLGIVSGYVFAMIVGIVDLTPVSEAAWFSLPAFQIPFVDYDVTFSLAALTSMAPIAFVTMTEHMGHLMVLSKITKRDFFQSPGLNKTLLADGLSTIIGGATGGPPTTSYGENIGVLAITKVHSVYVIGGAAVLAILAGFIGKISAVILSIPTPVIGGISFLLFGVIASSGLRILIDNKVDYDQKRNLVITSAILVIGIGGAYLKIGGFELTSMALATVLGIVLNLVLPAHARSEDGQQEVDI, from the coding sequence ATGGAAGAGAAGAAGTTTAGGAACACAGATGTTGTATTGGATATTCATGACAAACCAAAACCGCTACAGTGGATGGGATTAAGCTTACAGCATTTGTTCACGATGTTTGGCGCAAATGTATTAGTACCGATTTTGACAGGCTTGGAGCCAAGTATTGCCTTATTCAGTTCGGGCGTAGGAACCTTGCTATATATTTTGATAACAAAAGGCTCTGTACCAGCATATCTCGGAAGCAGTTTCGCCTTTATCTCAGCTATCAATGCACTAATGGCTACACAAGGCTATCCGGCAGTAGCGCAAGGGATCATCTACGCAGGAATCGTCTATCTGATTGTTGCATTCATCATTGCGAGAGTAGGGTCTGATTGGATCAACAAAATATTGCCTCCAGTAGTGGTAGGACCGGTCATCATGGTCATCGGGTTAGGCTTAGCATCGACAGCATCAAGTCAAGCGATGTACAAAACATTAGCAAGCGGCGAGTCTGTTTATGATAGTAAATATTTTATGGTGGCATTATTCACACTAGGGATCACAATCTTCTTCAATATGTATCTAAAAGGCTTTCTAAGCTTGATTCCAATTTTATTGGGAATTGTTTCAGGGTATGTCTTTGCGATGATCGTTGGGATCGTGGATTTGACACCAGTATCTGAAGCAGCGTGGTTTAGTCTTCCGGCTTTCCAGATTCCTTTCGTAGATTATGACGTGACTTTCTCATTAGCGGCTCTGACGAGTATGGCACCGATCGCTTTTGTTACGATGACAGAGCATATGGGCCATCTGATGGTTTTGAGTAAAATCACCAAAAGAGACTTCTTCCAATCTCCTGGCTTGAATAAAACATTGTTGGCTGACGGATTGTCAACAATTATCGGCGGAGCGACTGGTGGACCGCCGACGACTAGTTACGGAGAAAATATCGGTGTGTTGGCAATCACAAAGGTACACAGTGTCTATGTCATTGGTGGCGCGGCAGTTCTGGCGATTCTGGCAGGATTTATCGGAAAAATCAGTGCAGTGATCTTGAGTATTCCAACACCAGTCATCGGCGGAATCAGCTTCCTGTTGTTTGGCGTTATTGCTTCCAGCGGGTTGAGAATTCTGATTGATAACAAAGTGGATTATGATCAGAAACGAAACCTAGTGATCACATCAGCAATTTTGGTTATCGGTATCGGCGGAGCTTACCTGAAAATCGGTGGTTTCGAATTGACTAGTATGGCATTAGCGACAGTATTGGGTATTGTATTAAATCTAGTTTTACCAGCACATGCACGAAGTGAAGATGGGCAACAAGAAGTAGATATTTGA
- a CDS encoding Asp23/Gls24 family envelope stress response protein yields MDKEQTTLDFEEKVLETIIESSLNTIDGLLSIDGELFTAEDTAPLAEESEPINGIEINVEKRNVTVQLTIIIEFGKNLSEIFLAIKRKVSEDIERVTNFEVTEVNVHVENIVTKEEYLTLSAE; encoded by the coding sequence ATGGATAAGGAGCAGACAACGTTGGATTTTGAAGAAAAGGTTTTGGAAACGATCATTGAGTCATCGCTAAATACGATCGATGGTCTGTTGTCAATCGATGGGGAGCTTTTTACTGCAGAAGACACAGCACCTCTAGCCGAAGAGAGTGAGCCAATAAATGGCATAGAAATCAATGTAGAGAAAAGAAACGTGACTGTTCAATTGACAATCATTATTGAGTTTGGAAAAAATCTAAGTGAAATATTTTTGGCAATTAAAAGGAAGGTTTCGGAGGATATCGAAAGAGTAACGAATTTTGAAGTAACAGAAGTAAATGTACATGTCGAAAATATTGTGACAAAAGAAGAATACTTGACCTTGAGTGCTGAATAA
- a CDS encoding glucose-6-phosphate isomerase has product MSHIKFDYSKLAPFVADHELEYMQAQVDAVDKALRGGTGAGNDYIGWIDLPENYDKEEFARVKKAAEKIQSDSDVLVVIGIGGSYLGARAAIEFLQHSFSNALTKEERKVPQVFFAGNSISSTYLVDLINVIGDRDFSVNVISKSGTTTEPAIAFRVFKELLIKKYGKEEANKRIYATTDRAKGAVKVEADAEGWETFVIPDDVGGRFTVLTPVGLLPIAVSGADIDALMTGANDARKEYAATTDLKENAAYQYAALRNILYRKGKTTEMLINYEPGMHYFSEWWKQLYGESEGKDQKGIFPAAADFSTDLHSMGQYVQDGMRNLFETVVKIEKPRHTLTIPLQDEDLDGLGYLQGKEIDYVNTKAFEGTLLAHTDGDVPNMIVKVPEMDAYSLGYVMYFFEIAVGISGYLNGVNPFDQPGVEAYKANMFALLGKPGFEDLAKELNERL; this is encoded by the coding sequence ATGTCTCACATTAAATTTGACTATTCCAAATTAGCACCTTTTGTTGCTGATCATGAATTGGAATATATGCAAGCTCAGGTTGATGCGGTTGATAAAGCATTGCGTGGGGGAACAGGTGCGGGGAACGATTATATAGGATGGATCGATCTGCCTGAAAACTACGACAAAGAAGAGTTTGCTCGTGTCAAAAAAGCAGCTGAAAAAATTCAATCTGATTCAGACGTGCTTGTTGTTATTGGAATCGGAGGCTCTTATTTAGGCGCACGTGCTGCGATAGAGTTTTTACAGCATTCATTCAGCAATGCCTTAACAAAAGAGGAGCGCAAAGTACCTCAAGTATTCTTTGCTGGAAACAGTATCAGCTCAACCTATTTAGTTGACTTGATCAATGTGATTGGAGACCGTGATTTTTCTGTGAACGTTATTTCTAAATCAGGAACAACAACAGAGCCGGCAATTGCTTTCCGTGTGTTCAAAGAATTACTAATCAAAAAATATGGAAAAGAAGAAGCAAATAAACGTATTTATGCAACAACTGACCGTGCAAAAGGTGCTGTAAAAGTTGAGGCAGACGCTGAGGGCTGGGAAACTTTTGTGATTCCAGATGATGTTGGTGGACGTTTCACTGTATTGACTCCTGTTGGTTTATTACCAATCGCTGTTAGTGGTGCAGATATTGATGCTCTGATGACGGGCGCAAATGATGCTCGCAAAGAATATGCTGCAACAACTGATTTGAAAGAAAATGCGGCCTATCAATATGCTGCATTGAGAAATATCTTGTACCGTAAAGGGAAAACAACGGAAATGCTGATCAACTATGAACCAGGCATGCACTATTTCTCTGAATGGTGGAAACAATTGTACGGCGAATCTGAAGGGAAAGATCAAAAAGGCATTTTCCCTGCAGCAGCTGACTTTTCAACGGATTTGCATTCTATGGGGCAATACGTTCAAGATGGTATGCGTAATCTGTTTGAAACAGTGGTTAAAATCGAAAAACCTCGCCATACATTAACAATTCCTCTACAGGATGAAGACTTGGATGGGCTAGGCTACTTGCAAGGAAAAGAAATCGATTATGTGAATACAAAAGCGTTTGAAGGAACATTACTGGCACATACAGATGGTGATGTACCAAACATGATCGTGAAAGTTCCGGAAATGGATGCCTACTCATTAGGCTACGTTATGTACTTCTTTGAGATTGCAGTGGGAATCTCAGGGTACTTAAATGGCGTTAACCCATTTGACCAACCAGGAGTAGAAGCCTACAAAGCGAACATGTTTGCACTACTTGGCAAACCAGGCTTTGAAGATCTTGCAAAAGAATTGAACGAACGCCTGTAA